The DNA segment TTCTAAATATGCAAGTTTTGCTTTCCATGCTGGAAATTGCTCCAAGAAAATTATGTGGTGCCTAACGTCGGTTCTTTCTGATGCCATGTGGAGGAAACGATCTTTCATGCTGTATTTGTTGTGTTGTTTAGTGATATTGTTAGGCTCCGAATCCGAAAGCAGAGTTGTCTCTTAAGACGATAAAATCGTAAAAATTTATCAACTGCAGTGCAATTGCTTACATAGCCGATATAAGAAGGCAAGAAGTTATTGCGAAATTAAAGCACAGGTTTTCGCAAAAAAGAAGAACGCCAAACGAAGCGACCAAAACTGGAGTCGGTTTTCAAGATCGTGGCAAGTCTGAGGTGGTTTTCTCTAAAACAGAAGATCTTCTACTGCAGCAACCAGTGGCAATTGAAAAGGTATTCCTACTGTTGTCTCAGGAGCATTCGGCACGAGTTTTCAACTCAGGAGATACGCTGAGATGCTCAAGAAAGACTACCCAAAGACGTAGCTTTTTCCCTTAATATGTACTTCTGAATCTTACCGGTTGAAGTTCTTGGTAGATCACCGAAAACAACGGTCCTCGGTGCCATATAATGAGGTAATTGGTCCCTGCAAAAGTTCATTATATCTTGAGGATCAACGTCAAATCCATCCTTTAACTTCACAAACGCACAGGGAGTTTGCCCCCAATGATTATCAGGTCGTGCTACAACAGCAGCTTCGAGAACTGCCGGGTGACGGTATAAAACTGTTTCGACTTCAATCGTGCTTATGTTCTCCCCACCCGAGATTACTATATCTTTTGCTCTGTCCTTCACTTCTATGTATCCATCTTCATGTTTCACGGCAAGATCGCCACTTCTAAACCATCCACCAGTAAAGGCTTCTTGGGTAGCTTTGAGGTCTTTTAGGTATCCACTCATTACCGTATTCCCGCGAAACATAATTTCACCAAGCGTTGCACCGTCTTTTGGTACACTCTTCATGGTAGTAGGATCTTTCACATCAACTTCCTCCAAGCCAAAATGCTCCACTCCTTGCCTTGCTTTAAGCCTGAACCGCTCCTCCTTGGGCAAAGAATCCCATTCCGGTTTCCACAAGCATGAAGTACCAGGACCATAAACTTCCGTAAGCCCATACAAGTGTGAAACCCAAAAGCCCAGCTCTTCTATCTTGGAAAGGATTGAGGGTGGCGGCGGTGAAGCACCGGTCATTATGTGGACTTTGTGAGGAAGTTGCTTTTGATCGCTTGAATTAATAATCATGTTCAATACTGTGGGTGCCCCACTCATATGCGTAACATGGTGATGCACAATGCTGCTAAAAATTTCCTTAGGTTCAACTCGCCGAAGGCAGATGTTGGTGCCACCTAAAGCCGCTAGCCCCCAAATAAGGCACCACCCGTTACAGTGGAACATTGGCACTGTCCAAAGATAGACGGGCATAGACCCCATGC comes from the Henckelia pumila isolate YLH828 chromosome 1, ASM3356847v2, whole genome shotgun sequence genome and includes:
- the LOC140884102 gene encoding butanoate--CoA ligase AAE1-like isoform X1 translates to MNIFLRRCTAPRRIFGGLSSILHSSSGNNSRHLCELAANLEDLSRKKFEGLDKCPANHVPLTPISFLERAARVYGDRTSVVYGSYECSWEETHLRCVKLASAIAQLGISGFDVVATLAPNVPAMQELHFAVPMAGAILCTLNTRLDSTMISILLHHSEAKIIFVDHQLLHIAQKAFHILASEYKTKPPILVLILERDGPSPSCDIPDIHEYESFLASGDGEFVARRPKTEWDPISINYTSGTTSRPKGVVYNHRGAYINALATTSMHGMGSMPVYLWTVPMFHCNGWCLIWGLAALGGTNICLRRVEPKEIFSSIVHHHVTHMSGAPTVLNMIINSSDQKQLPHKVHIMTGASPPPPSILSKIEELGFWVSHLYGLTEVYGPGTSCLWKPEWDSLPKEERFRLKARQGVEHFGLEEVDVKDPTTMKSVPKDGATLGEIMFRGNTVMSGYLKDLKATQEAFTGGWFRSGDLAVKHEDGYIEVKDRAKDIVISGGENISTIEVETVLYRHPAVLEAAVVARPDNHWGQTPCAFVKLKDGFDVDPQDIMNFCRDQLPHYMAPRTVVFGDLPRTSTGKIQKYILREKATSLGSLS
- the LOC140884102 gene encoding isovalerate--CoA ligase AAE2-like isoform X2, producing the protein MQELHFAVPMAGAILCTLNTRLDSTMISILLHHSEAKIIFVDHQLLHIAQKAFHILASEYKTKPPILVLILERDGPSPSCDIPDIHEYESFLASGDGEFVARRPKTEWDPISINYTSGTTSRPKGVVYNHRGAYINALATTSMHGMGSMPVYLWTVPMFHCNGWCLIWGLAALGGTNICLRRVEPKEIFSSIVHHHVTHMSGAPTVLNMIINSSDQKQLPHKVHIMTGASPPPPSILSKIEELGFWVSHLYGLTEVYGPGTSCLWKPEWDSLPKEERFRLKARQGVEHFGLEEVDVKDPTTMKSVPKDGATLGEIMFRGNTVMSGYLKDLKATQEAFTGGWFRSGDLAVKHEDGYIEVKDRAKDIVISGGENISTIEVETVLYRHPAVLEAAVVARPDNHWGQTPCAFVKLKDGFDVDPQDIMNFCRDQLPHYMAPRTVVFGDLPRTSTGKIQKYILREKATSLGSLS